The following DNA comes from Petrotoga sp. 9PW.55.5.1.
ATCAATCAAAATGAAGTTCAAGAAATTATAGATTTATTGGCAGATTTTTTATCGAATATATATACATTCGATGATAATATACTTTCTAATACCAACACTCTAATAATGAGAAATATATACACTCCAATTATGGACGATATTAATACTCTAACTTTTTTCCTTTATTTTATTGAAAAATATGAGTCTTTGCAAGACATAAAAATACAAGATGTAAAAATAGCATTTGAAGTTCCAAATAAAGATACAATGTATAAAAATATCATTGATGAAATTACAAAATCCCAATTTCCAGAAGAATTTAAACAGATTGTTATTAGGGAAGCCAACAAACAAAATATTGAAAATTTAAATGCCGAAATTGTATCATTACTTGAAAACGACATTATAGACGATATAGCTCAAAACTTAGTTCAAAGACCAAGCGAATTATCAATTTATATAAATATTATTAGAACTTTATCTAATAAAAACACCCCTCTTGAAGATGCCCAAAAAGCACTTTCGCAATCTGATTATAATTTTCTAATACAAAATATTTCAAACAAAGAAAGTGAATTAAATAGAATATTGGAAAAAAGAAAAGAATATGATAAAATATTAACGGATTTCGATAAATTTTTTCTTAATACTATTTCCAAAGTAAATATTGTAGAAGCTCCTTCCTTTATAGATTATATACTGTATAAAAATGATTCAACTATAGAAATTTACACAAACAATGTTCCTGCTATTTGGTTGCTTGATGAAACTCCCAATGCAAATGTCGGTTATTCTTTTGGGCAAGTTTTAGCGAATATTTTTCAAAACTATGTTGATGCTTGGAATGCTGCTCCATTTTCCAAATATTATTTAAATACTATATTTGTTGCATCAGCTACCACAATTTTAGAAATTATATTTGCATCTATGGCAGCTTTTGCTTTTTCAAAATTAAATTTTTGGGGTAAAGATTTCATTTTCATTACTTTTTTAGCAACCATGATGATACCCGGGGAAGTACTTTTAGTTCCGAATTATATTACAATAAGCAGATTTTCATGGATAGATAGTTATTATGCATTGATAGTTCCCTGGGTTATTAGCGTTTTTGCGATTTTTTTAATTAGACAGCAGTTTATGACCGTGCCCAATGAATTATGGGATGCAGCCAAGATAGATGGATCCTCTAGTTGGAGATTTTTATGGACTGTTATGGTTCCTTTGAGCAAACCCGCTGTTATGACGGGAGCACTATTAAAATTTGTCGGTAGTTGGAATGCATTTTTATGGGTTTTAATAGTTACAAAAAGTCCTGAAATGAGAACTTTATCTGTAGGATTACAGAATTTTAGAACAGATGCAGGAGAAATATATAATCTTTTGATGGCAGCTTCCACTTTCACTATGATACCGATAGTTATCTTATTTTTATTTTTACAAAGATATTTTATAGAGGGAATTGCAAGAACCGGATTAAAAGGCTAATTTTATTATGGAGGGGGTTAAAAATACCTCTTATTGAGATAGATTCAAAAAAAACTAATAA
Coding sequences within:
- a CDS encoding carbohydrate ABC transporter permease, with product MSYSRFMKTLGIVVVYILLAAGAIVMLMPFAWMIITSLKTSGEINAWPPTWTTKNFSNEWDLKLVPDSSISGPRTGLSLSEFRTLSTQQSFNPDKIVYRIDGDFVRRGEIELLFEEINYSENYDVDPVLLDIYQYLENVQVRDDLANLFVPKDYSLENFENIYFALFSQENGYFKQTSTIRRIQQTLNKIQSFLDVTLERNINILPYFRINDNMSQQEIEHVLERKDFFSQYLLSIKENIEVLDFKLRTFTPELRIINQNEVQEIIDLLADFLSNIYTFDDNILSNTNTLIMRNIYTPIMDDINTLTFFLYFIEKYESLQDIKIQDVKIAFEVPNKDTMYKNIIDEITKSQFPEEFKQIVIREANKQNIENLNAEIVSLLENDIIDDIAQNLVQRPSELSIYINIIRTLSNKNTPLEDAQKALSQSDYNFLIQNISNKESELNRILEKRKEYDKILTDFDKFFLNTISKVNIVEAPSFIDYILYKNDSTIEIYTNNVPAIWLLDETPNANVGYSFGQVLANIFQNYVDAWNAAPFSKYYLNTIFVASATTILEIIFASMAAFAFSKLNFWGKDFIFITFLATMMIPGEVLLVPNYITISRFSWIDSYYALIVPWVISVFAIFLIRQQFMTVPNELWDAAKIDGSSSWRFLWTVMVPLSKPAVMTGALLKFVGSWNAFLWVLIVTKSPEMRTLSVGLQNFRTDAGEIYNLLMAASTFTMIPIVILFLFLQRYFIEGIARTGLKG